CCGAACGAAGGGTTCGGACGCTGCGACACGATCGTGGTCGTCGTGGTCTGAGTCGTCACCGGAATGGTGACGCTCTCGTTCACCGGATTGACGATACTATGAGTCTGGGCCTGGGCGACGCCGCCCATCGAGACGATTGCTGTGGTGGCCAAAGCGGCCCGCATGACGAACTTCATAACTTGATGTCCTTTACTGTCGATCGCACCCCCGTTGTGCTTCATCGACGGATTAATGATGCACCGCGTGAACATTTGCGCCTGACAACGGTGCGAGTCAGGCGGGCGGATTGGCGTCAGCGATGCGGCCATGCATCGGGGCTGCCAACGCCGAATATGAAGCGTCGACCTACATTGGCGACACCGTGATGGTGATCGTTTCAACGTAATTTCCGGCCAGCAACCCAGCCTCTCCGGTTGGGGCGGCGAGTTGAATGGAAAGCGTCATCCCGTCCGTCGCGATCCCACCGTTGCTGGAAAAGGACCCCCCACCACGCAGTTCGCGGCTGTCAAAAGTGCGCGTAAGCGTACGCACCGACGGGTGCCGGACCGGCATCGAAATTCCCAATGCGTAGGGTAGGGCGCCTGAGTAGGGCCCTTGGCCCGAAGGCATCGTCGTATGGCTAAGAGCGCCCCCGGAACCCGAGATGTTCATGGTGAAGGGTACGTTGCAGTCAAAAGCGACACGTGCGTTCGCGGATAGGCCACCCCGATTGAGATCGCCGAAATCCATGTTGGGAATGCTGCCCATTGCGCAGCGCTGGCTGATCGTCCCGTCCACAGCGATCTGCACCGTGCGCGTATCAACGATTTCGTCAGCTAGGGCGGGGGATGCGTAGCACGCAGCAAAGCACAGACCGATAATCAGTCGCATCATCCCCCCCCCAAAAAAAGTAGTCTAGTTTAACTTCTGATAATCGAAGCGATACGCGAATCGTTTGCGCCCTTCGATTTGGTTAACGCTTCACTAACCAAGACAAATCCACTTGTCGAGACGGGCGGCTACTCCGTTTCATTACGGTACGCTGTGCAGTCGGAAGGCCATTTGCCAAACCGACGCCCTAACTTGTTGTCGCAACTGGCCATTCGAGCGTCGACCGCCAGAATGATGGCTAAAGGCTTCTGTAGTTCTATCACCTTTTCGCCAGTAAATGGCCGTATCGTTTCCGTCCGTTGATTGATTGGCGGATCTTTTCGAAAGATTGTGGAACGACAGGTTTGACAAATAGAATGCGGCCATCCGCCGCCAATTAAATGAATTTTTCAACCGGCAGGGCCGATCTCTCGCAGGGACCGATGATCAATTTGTCCTCGAAGGCGATGGATAAGTTGGCCTCTTGGCCTCAGCGATTTCAGCTAATAAAAAGCAGGCCGCTGCGACAACAAGATCGCCGCACACTCCTCTATCCTGCTTTCTGCCTAATCCGGAAACCGCGCAGCAATCGGCTGGTTTGCCCATGATCACTTCCAAGCAGCCTGGCGATAGCCGCCTCGCCATTCTGGACAGCACCTGCACGGGCGGACTAACGGGCCGCGCATGAGCATCGTTGCGACAATCATGAACACCGCCACCGGGCGCCCGATCCAGACAATGGCCTTTGGCCGGATGCCGAAGCCCTGGGCCAGGTTCAACCTGGCAACCGGCGAACTGGTCACCGCCGAGCGGATCGATATCGGCAAGCCTGCGCCTGGCAAGTTCGTCGCCCCGATCGAGGTGTGGGTCACGCTGAAGTCGGAAGCGTAGCCCGCGTGCCAGTGGACGACCCCAAGCCTGCCATGCGTGCCGTCGGCATCGATTTCGGCACGACCAACTCGGTCATCGCGTCTGCCGATGGCGCCGGTGACACGGCGCTGGTCGATTTCGCCACGCCGCACGGTGCGTCCGAGGTCTTCCGCTCTGCGCTCTGTTTCTGGCAGGACGATGCGATACGCGGCGGTCTGGGGCACGAGGCGGGCCCATGGGCCATCGCCGAGTTCCTCGATTTTCCGCAAGGCAGCCGTTTCCTGCAATCGTTCAAGTCGCTGGCTGCCAACCCCCTGTTCGAAACCGCCAACCTGTTCGACAAGCGGCTGCGGTTCGAAGAGCTGGGGCAAATATTCCTGGCGCACCTGGTGGCCCATGCGGGCGGGCCGCTGTCCGACCTGCCGGACAGGATCGTGGTGGGCCGTCCGGTGCGCTACGCCGGCGCCCGGCCCGATCCGGCGCTGGCGCGCGCGCGGTACAATGCGATGTTCGCTGCCCTCGGGCGCGAAATCCACTATGTCTACGAACCGATGGGCGCAGCATACGGCTTTGCTTCGCAGCTCGATGAGCCCGCGACCTTGCTGGTGGCCGATTTCGGCGGCGGGACCACCGATTTCTCGGTTGTCCGCGCAGCCGAGCCCGGCGCGGCGCGGCGGTGCATACCCTTGGGGTCTGCCGGCATCGGCATCGCTGGGGACACGTTCGATTACCGGATCATGGACAACATCGTGCTGCCCTTGCTGGGCAAGGGCGGGACCTATCGCTCCTTCGACAAGGCGCTGGAGATTCCGGCCGGCCATTTTGCCGATTTTGGCGACTGGTCGCGCCTTGCCCTGATGCGCAACCGGCGCACGCTTGCCGAATTGTCGCGATTGCAGCGCAGCGCAACCGATCCCGCAGCGATCGCGCGCATGGTCGCAGTGATCGAGGGCGAGCTGGGCTACGCGCTTTACGAGGCGATCGGGCTGGTAAAACGCACGCTTTCAAGCGAGACCCAGGCCGAGTTCGTCTTTGAAGCACCGGGCCTCGCCATCGAGGCGAGGGTCGAGCGCCAGCATTTCGAAAGGTGGATCGCCGCGGATCTCCAGCGCATCGACAAGACAGTCGACCTTGCGCTGGAGCAGGCCGGCCTTGCCCCAGACGACATCGACCATGTGTTCCTGACCGGCGGGTCCTCGCAGATACCGGCAGTGCGCCGGCTGTTCGCGCAGCGTTTCGGTGAAGGCCGGCTGGTGATGGGCAATGAACTAACCTCGATTGCCCACGGACTGGGATTGATGGCTGCCGGCGCCGACCTTGCCGACTGGATTATCGAGGACGAGCAGCAGAGCTAGGCGTCGCGCAGGGCGACACCGCCTTCACGACTGTTGTTTGATGCGCGCGATGTAGGCATCCACCTGCGTCTCGAGCGTATCGAGCGGCAATGCGCCCTGACCCAGCACCGCCTCGTGAAAAGCGCGAATATCGAAGCGGGGGCCCAGCTCGGTCTCCGCACGGTCGCGCAATTCCGCGATCCTCAGCTGGCCGATCATGTAGCTGGTCGCCTGGCCGGGATTGTTGATGTAGCGATCGACTTCCTTGGCCATGTCGCGTTCGGAATTGGGAGAATTGGCGCGGAAATAGGCGATTGCCTCCTCCCGCGACCAGCGCTTGGCATGGATGCCGGTATCGAGCACCAGCCGGATTGCGCGCCACATCTGCAGCGACAGCATTCCGAAGCGCTGTTCAGGCGTGGTGTAGACGCCCATCTCGTCCGCCAGCCGCTCCGAATACAGCCCCCAGCCTTCGGTGTAGGCGCTGTATCCGCCGAAGCGCCGGAACTTGGGTATACCCTGCAGCTCCTGCGCGCGGGCGATCTGGAAGTGGTGGCCGGGCGCACCCTCGTGCGCGGCAATGGCATCGGTCTGGATGCGGTTGACCTGGTTCATGTCCGCCAGATTGACGTAGAAGATGCCGGGCCGCGTGCCATCGGGCGCGGGGCGATTGTAAAAGGCGACGGCGGCGGTGTCCTGGCGGAATGGTTCCACCGCGCGCACTTCCAGCGCGGCCTCGGGAAGACGCTCGAAATATTGCGGGGCCAGGGCCATGACACTCGCGATCAGCGCACGGGCTTCCTCCAGATAGCGCTCCCGCCCTTCGGCGGTGTTGGGGTATTTGTAGGCCGGATCGCTTCGCAGCGCGGCGAAGAATTCCTCCAGCGTGCCGGTGAAGCCGATCTCCCGCCTGACCTCTTCCATCTCGGCCCGAATGGCGGCCACCTGCTCAAGCCCGATCGTGTGGATCTGGTCGGCGGAAAGATCGGTGGTGGTGTAGGCTGCCAGGCGATTGGCGTAATAGGCGTCGCCGTCCGGCAGGCTCCATGCGCCGTTGTTGCCATCGGCACGCGGTTCGAGCGCCTGGATCCCGGCAATCAGCGTTTCGACCCCGTTGCGGAACGGGCCGGTCAGCGCTGCGCGTGCGTCCCCCAGCAGTTCGGTCTTCTCACCATCGGGGATATCCAGCGCGTTCACCTTTGCCTGGAAATCGGCCCAGATCGGGTTGTCCGGGCCGGAGGCGAACGGCGCCCCCGTCAGGATGCTGCGGGCGTCGGCGGTCGCCGGTGCGAACACCATGGCGGGCGGCACGATGCCGAGCGCTGCCTGCTGCTCCATTACCGCTACGGTCTCACGCATCACGCGCTCACTGTCGCGCAGCCGGGCGATATAGGCGCGTGCGTCGGCGACGGTTTCCACCCTGTGCTGGTTGATGAGGAAGACCGGGATGCTGCCGGCCGGCGTGCCGTTGGTCGAAACCGGGAAGCCATAGGCGCGGAACCGATCGTCTTCGCGGCGACGCTCCACCTCGCGTTCGAACAGGATGTAGCTGAGCCGGGCCGAGGCACCCAATCGCGCGGGATCGAATTGCGCGCGCATCTGCGCCAGCTGGCGCTCTGCGAGCTGCATTTCCGCGTCGCCGGATTCGAGCGTGTAGTCGCCGAGCCTGTCGTAATCCTGCCGCGATCCCAGGCTCGTCAGCTGTTCCGGACTGAGGGCGCTCTGGGCATCGAACGCGGCGTCGAGAAAGGCGAGCAGACGCGCGTCTTCCTGAGCATACGTTTGGTCTGCCGGGCGGGCGTCAACCGGCCCGGCGATCAAGACCGGCTCTGCATGTGTGGCGCAGCCGGCGAGAAGAACGAAGGGTAGCAGGCGATGGATCATGGTTGCGCGTCCTCGGGGGGCAAAGGCAGGTTTGCGGCATCGCTAACGGCCTGCGAGCCGCTTCTCAATGCCTTTGGCAAAAGTCGGCGAGGGGAGTTCTGCCCGCGCATGGCGATGATCAGCCGCGAAAGAGATTGAAAGCAGGCGATCGTCGCGATTGCATGACATGCGACTTTCGATAGGGTCGCCCGATGACTCCCATGACGACGACCCATGCGCAACGCTGGCATCCCTACTGCGGTGAAGCGCCGGGACCGGCACACTGGCTGGCGCACTGGAACTGGGATTGGGTCCTGCTCGGTTCGCTCGCCGTGCTGCTGCTGTTCGGTTTCAAGGCGTCGCGGGCAACGATGCGCAGCCAATTGGCGGCGACCGCCTGCATGGTGATCCTGTTCGTCACGCCCTTGTGCGCGCTGGGCTCTGCCCTGTTCCTTGCCCGTTCGATCCACCACCTGGCGCTCGCGCTGGTGCTCGCGCCGTTGCTGGTCGGGGCGGTCGGGGCAAGGGCCTTTCCGAACGTTTCGCTGGGGCTTGCCACGGTGGTGCAGACCGCAATCTTGTGGGCCTGGCACGTGCCGGCCTCTTACGCGCAGGCCATGTCGAACGACCTGGTGTTCTGGGCAATGCAGGTATCGATCACTCTCAGTGCTGCCGCCTGGTGGGTTTCCGTGCGCCGCGCAACGGCGCTGGGCGCGGCGGCGGGCCTGCTGGCGCAGATGGTGCAGATGGGCGTGCTGGGCGCTCTGCTCGTCTTCGCCGGCCGGGCGCTCTACGCGCCGCACTGGCTGACAACGACGCTCTGGGGCCTCACCGCGCTGGAGGATCAGCAGGTCGCCGGCCTGGTCATGTGGGTCGGCGGGGGCGGGGCCTACCTGCTGCTGGCAATGGCCATGCTCTGGCGCGCGCTGGGGGCCGACGCCCGGCCATTGCCCGCCTCTCGCCCTGCATGAACAGGCTGGGGCAATGGGCCAAGGGCTACCGGGACCGGGGCCGGTACACGCCGGTGGGCGTAGCCTTCCACTGGATCATGGCGGCCGTCGTCATTTTCCAGCTGGGCACCGGCTGGTGGATCCAGCGCTATCTTGTCGGGGGCGAGAAGCTGGATGCCTATGCCCTGCATTCGCAGATAGGGCTAAGCCTGCTGGCACTGGGCCTGCTGCGGCTGCTGTGGCGCCTGATCGTGCCGGGACCCATCAACGATGCCGACGAACCGGGTGTCGCATCGACGATCGCCCACATCACGCACGCGATATTCTATGCGCTGTTCACCATCCTGCCACTGTCGGGCTGGGCGATGTGGTCGGCGATCCAGCCGGCGCGGCCGCTGTTTCTTGCAGGGATCATCCCGGTCCCGCCCATGCCGTTCTACGACCTGTCGCGCGCCTGGCAGTTCCGCGTGCTGGACTGGGCGATGGACGTGCACGTGGCGGCGGTCATCGTTCTGGCGCTGCTGGTCCCCGCCCATGCGCTGGCGGCGATCAAACACCATTTCATCGACGGGGACGACGTTCTGGAAGGCATGTTTCCGGAAGTGCAGGATCGCCGCCAGCATCCGCAAGGCGCGCGGCATACGCCGCCACCGCTTGCCGATCGGTCGGATGCAGAGCGCGGCTGATGGCAGTCATCGCGGCCCTCGCATCGCCGTATCGCTCGCCGCTGGCCCAGGCGTCCAGCTGGTGGGCGAGATATGGCGCGCTCTGCCCGGCAAGCGGCGGGTTGCCTGCATTGCCGAGCCCGTCCGCGCCGTGGCAACTTGCGCACGAAGCGACGCCCTGCGAGGGCACCCCATCGTGATAGATCGTCGCACCTGCACACTGGTCTGGCGCAGCGCCGGGCGCCGCCCCGTTCGGGGCCGGATCGTATGGCATCGCGGCGTAGTAGGCGGTGACCTTTTCGCGCGCCGCGCCGTCCAGCGTCGTGGCGATCCGGTACATCTGCGGATGCTTGCGCGCGCCGGAGGCAAAATGTTCGAGCTGGCGCAGGGCGTATCCCTGGTCCAGCCCGGCGATGCGCGGGGCGAGGTTGCCATCGCCTTCTCCCTGCACGCCGTGGCAGGTGGAGCAGGCGGCGAGCGCGCCGGCCTCTCCGCCGCTGAAGGCGATAAGTTCGCCGGTTTGATCGAACGGGTCCTCGACGATTGCGGGATCAGTGCAACCGGCGGCGCCGCACACGGCAAGACCGCCCAGCAGGCGGAAAATGGCAGGAAACCCGGTCATCGCTCGTCCTTCCAACCCGAATGCCGCCGCGCCGGTTCCTTGGCGCCCCGCGTGATCGCCGCGCTTGTGCTGGCAGCGACGGCCGCAGCTTGCAAGCCGCCGGTCGAGGCGCGTCACGAATTTGCCCCCGAGGTGGTGGAGCGCGGCCGTGCCGTGGCCACCGCCGCAGGCTGCGCCGCGTGTCACGCCCTTCCCGGCGTCGACTGGCCGCGCGGCGATGCCGGGCCGGACCTGACCGCTTTCGACGGGCGCGGCCCGATCGCCGGTGCCTTGCCCAACACGCCCGCCAACCTGGCCGCCTTCGTGCGCAATGCCCCGCTTGCCAAGCCCGGCAGCACGATGCCGCCCATGCCGATCACGCAATCAGAGGCGCGCGCCGTTGCCGCCTATCTCTATGGTAGTGCCGATGACTGACACCCGGACCGTATTCGATGCCTGGTGGGGCTGGCCGCCGCCCGTGCTCGACCCCGCAGGGCCTTATGCCGAAAGCGTGACCGTGCTCGCCTGGGCGCTGTTCGCCATGGGCGGCGTGGTGACCGCTATCGTCGCCGCGGCGCTGTACGTCGCGCTGTTCGGCCCGGCGAAATGGAAGGCGCGGATCGGCGGTGAGAAGACAGTCTGGATCATGGGTGTCGCCTTTCCCGGCGTGGTGCTGGCGGGCCTGCTGGTCTGGGGGCTGACGCTCACCGCCTCGCTGACCGATCCCATTCGCGGCGACGAGCAGCGCATTCGGGTGACGGGGCACATGTGGTGGTGGGATGTCGAATATCTTGACGCGGCGGGCCGGGTGATCCTGCGCGATGCCAACGAAGTCCACCTGCCGGTCGGGCGCCCGGTGGTGCTCGAACTGCGCAGCGCCGACGTGATCCACAGTTTCTGGGTGCCCAATCTTTCGGGCAAGGAGGACATGATCCCCGGCCGCACCAACACGCTGAAGGTGCAGGCCGACCGGGCCGGCCACTACGGCGGGGTCTGCGCCGAATACTGCGGCGGGCCGCACGCGCTGATGGGCTTCGTCGCCGTCGCGCACGAGGAGGCTGACTATCGCCGCTTCCTCGCCGGAGAGCGGCTGGGGCCGTCGGGTCTTGCCGAACAACAGGACGTGCCCGGCGCGCTGCCGGACATGGCACGGCGCACGGCGGCCATCGCCCGCGGCCCGGCTGCGGGCGGCGCTCCGGATGGCGAGGCGCTGTTCATGGCCAGCGGCTGCGCTGCCTGCCACCGCGTGGAGGGCACGCAGGCGAACGGGCTGTCCGGACCAGACCTGACGCATCTCGCCCGCCGTCAAACGCTGGGTGCGGGCGTGTTGCCCAACAATCGCGGCACGCTGCAGGGGTGGATCACCGACAGCCAGGCGATCAAGCCTGGCAACCGGATGCCGAGCTATGATCTGCTGTCCGCGCAGGAAATCGCAGCCATCGCGGCCTGGCTGGACACCCCGCGATGAGCGAGACGGGGTTCGACCACGCCCTCTACGATCGCTTTCCCACGGCCGGCCCCCGGCCCGAGGGCGAGCTGGAGGAGTTGAAGCGCGTCTGGGGCGCGCCGAAGGGCTGGGGTTACCTGACCGCGGTCAACAACAACTACATCGGCATCTACTACGTCGGCACCGCCTTTCTGTTCTTCCTGCTGGCAGGGATCCTCTCGCTGGGGATGCGGGTGCAGCTGGCCGCGCCGTTGCAGGAGTTCCTGCCGG
This is a stretch of genomic DNA from Aurantiacibacter arachoides. It encodes these proteins:
- a CDS encoding c-type cytochrome, which codes for MTDTRTVFDAWWGWPPPVLDPAGPYAESVTVLAWALFAMGGVVTAIVAAALYVALFGPAKWKARIGGEKTVWIMGVAFPGVVLAGLLVWGLTLTASLTDPIRGDEQRIRVTGHMWWWDVEYLDAAGRVILRDANEVHLPVGRPVVLELRSADVIHSFWVPNLSGKEDMIPGRTNTLKVQADRAGHYGGVCAEYCGGPHALMGFVAVAHEEADYRRFLAGERLGPSGLAEQQDVPGALPDMARRTAAIARGPAAGGAPDGEALFMASGCAACHRVEGTQANGLSGPDLTHLARRQTLGAGVLPNNRGTLQGWITDSQAIKPGNRMPSYDLLSAQEIAAIAAWLDTPR
- a CDS encoding Hsp70 family protein, which translates into the protein MRAVGIDFGTTNSVIASADGAGDTALVDFATPHGASEVFRSALCFWQDDAIRGGLGHEAGPWAIAEFLDFPQGSRFLQSFKSLAANPLFETANLFDKRLRFEELGQIFLAHLVAHAGGPLSDLPDRIVVGRPVRYAGARPDPALARARYNAMFAALGREIHYVYEPMGAAYGFASQLDEPATLLVADFGGGTTDFSVVRAAEPGAARRCIPLGSAGIGIAGDTFDYRIMDNIVLPLLGKGGTYRSFDKALEIPAGHFADFGDWSRLALMRNRRTLAELSRLQRSATDPAAIARMVAVIEGELGYALYEAIGLVKRTLSSETQAEFVFEAPGLAIEARVERQHFERWIAADLQRIDKTVDLALEQAGLAPDDIDHVFLTGGSSQIPAVRRLFAQRFGEGRLVMGNELTSIAHGLGLMAAGADLADWIIEDEQQS
- a CDS encoding DUF885 domain-containing protein, which codes for MIHRLLPFVLLAGCATHAEPVLIAGPVDARPADQTYAQEDARLLAFLDAAFDAQSALSPEQLTSLGSRQDYDRLGDYTLESGDAEMQLAERQLAQMRAQFDPARLGASARLSYILFEREVERRREDDRFRAYGFPVSTNGTPAGSIPVFLINQHRVETVADARAYIARLRDSERVMRETVAVMEQQAALGIVPPAMVFAPATADARSILTGAPFASGPDNPIWADFQAKVNALDIPDGEKTELLGDARAALTGPFRNGVETLIAGIQALEPRADGNNGAWSLPDGDAYYANRLAAYTTTDLSADQIHTIGLEQVAAIRAEMEEVRREIGFTGTLEEFFAALRSDPAYKYPNTAEGRERYLEEARALIASVMALAPQYFERLPEAALEVRAVEPFRQDTAAVAFYNRPAPDGTRPGIFYVNLADMNQVNRIQTDAIAAHEGAPGHHFQIARAQELQGIPKFRRFGGYSAYTEGWGLYSERLADEMGVYTTPEQRFGMLSLQMWRAIRLVLDTGIHAKRWSREEAIAYFRANSPNSERDMAKEVDRYINNPGQATSYMIGQLRIAELRDRAETELGPRFDIRAFHEAVLGQGALPLDTLETQVDAYIARIKQQS
- a CDS encoding cytochrome c oxidase assembly protein, whose translation is MTTTHAQRWHPYCGEAPGPAHWLAHWNWDWVLLGSLAVLLLFGFKASRATMRSQLAATACMVILFVTPLCALGSALFLARSIHHLALALVLAPLLVGAVGARAFPNVSLGLATVVQTAILWAWHVPASYAQAMSNDLVFWAMQVSITLSAAAWWVSVRRATALGAAAGLLAQMVQMGVLGALLVFAGRALYAPHWLTTTLWGLTALEDQQVAGLVMWVGGGGAYLLLAMAMLWRALGADARPLPASRPA
- a CDS encoding cytochrome b; protein product: MNRLGQWAKGYRDRGRYTPVGVAFHWIMAAVVIFQLGTGWWIQRYLVGGEKLDAYALHSQIGLSLLALGLLRLLWRLIVPGPINDADEPGVASTIAHITHAIFYALFTILPLSGWAMWSAIQPARPLFLAGIIPVPPMPFYDLSRAWQFRVLDWAMDVHVAAVIVLALLVPAHALAAIKHHFIDGDDVLEGMFPEVQDRRQHPQGARHTPPPLADRSDAERG
- a CDS encoding c-type cytochrome; translation: MIAALVLAATAAACKPPVEARHEFAPEVVERGRAVATAAGCAACHALPGVDWPRGDAGPDLTAFDGRGPIAGALPNTPANLAAFVRNAPLAKPGSTMPPMPITQSEARAVAAYLYGSADD